GTATGTATCCTCTTGCATGTTTCACTATGCTTCctgctatttatttatttgtagtACTTCTGACGTATACTCGCCGTGGAAGGAGGTACATACAAATGCGAGAATGAATAAGAACTGTATGCGTATTCCAGCACCAATACAAATATAACAGCgtacaagaacaaaaatagcaAGGGGGAAAACACCATAGCAACAAACATGGATCTGTTctcaaaatataaaaataagTCAGCACGATCACGAGTCACAATGTAGGTTAAGTAAGCTCAAAGACAAACAAGGGctcagaaacaaaaaagaaaggggcTATGTAATGTaaatatgtaatgtaatgtatgtaTTATGTATGTAACATAATGTAATGTATGTATAATGGTTCAACACCCCGGAAATCGTACCTTGGCGAAATACACTCTCgcatgtaaagttcccatagaaccCCACCCgatatatttttctggctacaccactgaacCCAGTCAATGAGGACGTAGGATTTATAAATGAAGAGAGAAagcaatgatttttttttttttttcgattccaCACCGcaaagcaaccgtggctatgagcggcatacagatgtgggcagatggagagaggacagcaggaaggaatggagGACAAGGGGGTTAAGTGTGCGTCCCTgccggaaagcccagggaaaaccccagacagcacggccAGTGCGGGGATTCCAATCCACGTCACCTCCAAGTCTCTGAgcggaaagcgatcatcctaaccactggTAGAAAGCAATGAGTTTGGCGAAAGAATGCCAGGCACGCTTACTTTTGCATTTGGTCCTTCAAAGGCTTCGTGGAAATCTGCTGAAATCTGTTTTGCCAAGTCCGAGCGTATGCTGGTTACCCTGAAAGCGCAACCGCCTGATCACATGGGTTTCAAGACTACACTATCCCTGTGTCAGGTGAATATAATAAGCAGAAGCATACTCCTCAGCTAGGTGTCGTATCTGTGAGATGGCCATGTACGGATGGAAATGCTCAACTACGTTCATCACTCCTTGCAGTAGGTTAGCCACTTCTCCATAGTGGCGCTTCTGCTGCAGGTGTCTGTAACATAATTCAATGTCGTATTACAAACATAAGCCAGCAGATCAAGATGCTCACCTAAGTTCATTCACACCTTCCACGAGCATGTGCAAATGATTCAGCGTCGTGATAGATGCAGTAAGGTGTCGCTTGGCATGGTCCAGCTGCTTGATATCTCGCGTTATCTCCTTCACCATGTGCTCTGATCTGTCTGCCTTCTCTCTGATATCTTTGATGCAGAGGGAGAGCTGTTGAATTGCTTTGTGGGCCTCTTGGAGGGCTTGACGCCCATCTCGTCCAACGTTCGTTTGGCCGCGCACCACAGTGTGGATTTCCTCATCCAGACGTCTACGCATGTACAAACATGTAGCAAGGCTATCACTTAACATTCGCACATGTCAATACCTTATTTTGGCATTCATCCGAGCAATGACTTCATCTATGTTGGAAAGGGATTGCTCAGTTGGGAAGAGAGTGTTGATATAGTCTACTGCATTCAAATCAGGACTGTCAAGGGGGTCACTACTGGGAAGCACCTGCGAGAAAAATGTACCACGCAAGCTACTTACATATCGAGACTCATTTGGATCACGGGACTGGCGCATCATCCAAACCCATATTCAGGTTCAAGTCATTACTTTGCCACATAATGCCACGACAGCAGTACAAGCAGTAGGCAACTTTACCTGTTGGATagccttctcaacttctggtGAAAAATTGACGAATGATTTAACAGTTCCTTGATCAAGAGCAATATCGCCAATATCACCGTGAAAGCCTACTGCTGTTGCCATGTTAGACCGTAGAACTAGAACTACACAGTCGCTTAGAGCTCCATACGGGGTTTTCAGACCGAAGAAACTCAGCGCTTCTGCTGCGTGCACTTGCAATaatgcttctttttcttctatGCTGTTTTTCCACCCTGTTTTCTCACATTCCACGCACTACACGGGTCCTTCGCCGCTCGTACTCCACCGCTGTGCTAGGTGCTAGCTAGCCACGACCGTAGAGTCAGTAGAATCAGACGTCGATCGTGAAAAAGATGATGAACTGTAAAGTTATTTATTTCCTGCATGATTTGCTGTTAATTGTGACAATCGCACAATTTCAATGTGAATATTTTTGGTCACTTTATCACAGCAGCATCGATTGCGGCATTATCATTCAAAGCGGAAACGGAAACAGCTGTCGCTACCTGTCAGCTTTCAGTTTCAGCAGGTTTCAGCCGTTCAGCATCTATGTTCAGCATCAGCGACGCTATCGCTCGAACGGTTTCGCTTCGTCGTCTCGTTGCAGAATAGTGTTGTCAGCGCGCTATTACCAGTTCCAGTGTTCTTGCACTGGAAACTCCGGTGTTCGACTGCAGTAACACGGTGTCATCTAGCAAGACTACGAATTTGGTGGGACTGAACATTGGTGAATCCGTGTGCCCTTCTTGAAACCGTGTACATTGTGCTGTGTAGTGGTCTCCTCTTTCCTAATTTCGTTCCGACTAGCTGTTTCCATTTTGCGGCTTGCAGACATGGAAGTCGATGAAGTGCCTAACAAGGTGATGGCAGCGTCTGGGACTACAGGCAGTGTGTCTGTCTCCTTGCATCCACTCGTGATCATGAACATATCGGAGCACTGGACCCGTATACGAGCTCAAGAGGGAAAGCCGCAACAAGTGATTGGTGCTCTAATTGGAAAGCAGAAAGGACGGAATATCGACATAATGAATTCTTTCGAACTGGTGTTTGACACCATTGATGGGAGCATAGTCGTTGACAAGGACTACTACACAACCAAAGAACAGCAGTTCAAACAGGTATATGTCCGACAGTTGTGCTAGAAGCGCCTCAGCACGTACCTCAGTACGTTAGAAAACATAAAACCTACCAGAAACAGATACTCTTCTACCTATCATCAGCGTTACGGCCGCCTTTTCCAATTGTGCTTCTGCTGAAATGTTGAAGAATTTTCCTAATGGGGTTGCACTCACCGGTGTCGTACGTGTATTTGCATCTGACAACTGTTTGGTTTTTCACAAAAATTTCTACTCTGACAGCCAAAAACGAGCTGCATGATTTAAGTCTTCAGTTTAAGGTAAAGACAGACAGACATTACATATGAGGACCATAGGTATACATATACGTGTACAGTTTTGTTTGTATCCGTTTTCCCGTCTTCCTCTACGTACGCAAGCATCTTTCGAAGTACATGAGGTCACTCCTTTGTGACTCTTTCACCACACCCTCACACCCACTGTACAACCCTCTTGCAGGTGTTCAGCGAACTTGACTTCTTGGGCTGGTACACAACTGGAGAGGCTCCCTGCGAGTCCGACATCAAGGTACATCAACAGGTGTGCAGCATCAACGAGAGCCCAGTGTTTCTCAAGCTTAACCCGCAAGCACGACACACAGAACTGCCGGTAACGATGTACGAGTCTGTCATCGACCTGGTTCAGGGTGAAGCAACCATGCTCTTTGTGGAGCTGCCTTACACGCTTGCCACCGAAGAGGCAGAGCGCATCGGCCTCGACCACATGGCTCGCATGTCTGCAGCAGGGGAGGCTGGGGAAAGTTCGTTAGTTGCCCAACATCTACAGGTACCTCCAATTCCCCAATCGATATGGTGCCGATCAATATTTCCTTTCTGCAGGCGCAGCACAGTGCAGTGAAGATGCTGCACGGCAGGGTGGGTCTCATCTTGGAGTACGTACGCGGCGTCGCAAGTGGAGGCGGAAACAAAGAAGTCTTACGAGAAGCCTTCGCGCTGTGCCACCGCCTGCCCGTACTACGCTCTCCAGGCTTTCAGACCAATTTCTACAACCAGTGCAACGACGTTGGCCTCATGACCTACCTGGGCACCCTTACTAAAGGGTGCAACACCCTCAACCAATTCGTCAACAAGTTCAACCTCCTGTACGACAGGCAGGGCATGGGGCGCCGCATGGGCCGCGGCCTTTTCTTCTGACGAGTAAATTGACGTTCATTGAGTGACTGCAACAAGGTGGCTGTAATGTCATTTCTTTTTAATTCGCTATTAATTATCTATGGTACatgggttctttttttttctctctctctctctgtgttcccctttctccctccctccctccccttTGTTCCTAGAGTATCACAAGGGTCCGTTCCgttatgcacacacacacatacacacactggGAAGAACGAGGTTCCTACCTAAAAAAAACAACACTATACAGAAGAACACCCCCTACAGCCGAGAGAACAGGCTCAGAAGAAGTGATGGGTTTCGTGGGGAATGGCAGGTATGAGCCCGGCACGTCCTTTAACAGGATGGAGATCAGCAACATAAGCCAAAGCTATACACGTGGACAGGTATGGAGAAGTGGTTTGATGATGTGTAGGTGCAGGATCTCCCTTTCAGTTGTAGGAACCTTGCAGGATATTGCACACCCACTGCttagttctttttcttctgaCCAACCTCGGGAGCAACTGCAAAGGTCACCGCCAAGCACATCAAACGAGGAAAGCTTGCAACTCAAAAtgggaaaaaaagcaaaaattacGAAGCAGTGACACAATGGGGGGTCATCCAGGACAGAGGACTTTTGCTGAGAGTTTGCATTTTGTTAGTGTCAAATGGAAACAAAGAGGGAGGGAAACAACACCCTGTCTCCCCCCATAGTATTTAGTGCACTAGTTAGTACCCAAATATTCAACTCCAAATTTGTATGCACTAATGCTTTGTCATGAAAATCCAATCTTCCTTGCCCTTCCAGCAGGTCACAAAGGAAAAATTCATACCTTAATGGAGTACCATAAACCTAACATGCAGTGAAAGTGCAGTTAGTGCTGCAAGTGAACCTGGGGCACACAAGATTTGGTTTAAGGAGGTAGGGAAGGTTCAGAAAAGCATTCTAGTACAGATTCGACAgaagttcacggaacactagAATGGTGTATCTCTTCGTCGTAGCGACATCTTTGCAGCAAACGGGAGCAGACACACTTAGACAGGAGACTGGATATCCCATGGACAATTAAAGaagtgtgtccactcctgtTCACTGCTAGGGTGTTGCTCCGATCAAGAAATAagtcgctctggtgttccgtgTACCTTTTTCTGGATCTGTACGTCCATGTTTGCAGGGTTAATATTAAATGTAAATGGCACCACGAGCAGTATGACAGAACTGTCTGAGCCTAAGCTGCGTTAAACTGCTGTATTTCGTGCTGTTGTCACTCGTAAGGAAACGTTGATAATCCGAACTGTCTCAAGTCATAGTTCAGTGATCTCAGAGGGGCCCCCTAGCaatttcttaccctcctgtagacAAACATCGTATTGCCCAAAGTGTTGTAATGGTTGGCATTGATTTCTCTAGGAAAGCAAGACCGAGATGCTTGTGACACACCAGGCCCAAGGGAAACACATCACCCGATTGGTCCTGCTACCTCTAGTGTTAACCTACCTCTTTTTGTTTTGAGGGAGGAAGCTTTATAACACACCTCATATACATCATAAGTTCTATAGTTGCGATTTTGCGATACACTTTCCACCCTGGTTTTTGTGAAGAGGTTGAGCCAAGAGTTGAACAACTCAGGCTGCTTCAGCCACTTCCAATGTAACAAGACTAGTCTTATTGCAAAATTATGTGAACAGCTAGTTCTTGGACAGATATAACCTCCAGATTTCAAATGAGAGCCATAAAGTTCTAAGAATTGGGTGCTTGCAAGACAATACAAATGTTCTCATAAGCAATATATATATCTAAACACAAATAAAATCAGCACAAATGTTTTCGATTAAGTTATGCCATGGAAGCCAAGAGAAAATTTCGCTGAGAAAATGGGATTGAAACACCTCTGGTGAAGTAACGAAAATTATGCCAGAGACAGTTATATTTCATTGAGAGATTTAAACGTTAGAAAAACCTAAAAGGAATTCTAAATTCTTGAGGTAGTTTTATGTGCTAAATATATACCTGTATAGTCCTATGTATAACTCAAAATATTTTATCAACCTACTACTTTAAACAAAGAAATAAGACAGCACAGATAAGTACAGGTGGAACCTAAATACTCCTCACCAAGGAATGCTGCATATTATTCCTCTCAGTAACAGAACACCAAAAAGATTTTAAAAATTTGTAAAATTACACTATAAAATTGAATTTCAGAACTATATATTTAATTTGAGCAACACTCAAGCAGTAGGTATTATGAACCTTTTTCTTTAGCTGCAACTGATACAGAATTTGATTCACTGACCACGAATGATGCCTGCACATTTACTGCAAGTTTCCATGTCAGACACTGCGTTAAAGga
This sequence is a window from Ornithodoros turicata isolate Travis chromosome 10, ASM3712646v1, whole genome shotgun sequence. Protein-coding genes within it:
- the LOC135370894 gene encoding COP9 signalosome complex subunit 6-like, with the protein product MEVDEVPNKVMAASGTTGSVSVSLHPLVIMNISEHWTRIRAQEGKPQQVIGALIGKQKGRNIDIMNSFELVFDTIDGSIVVDKDYYTTKEQQFKQVFSELDFLGWYTTGEAPCESDIKVHQQVCSINESPVFLKLNPQARHTELPVTMYESVIDLVQGEATMLFVELPYTLATEEAERIGLDHMARMSAAGEAGESSLVAQHLQAQHSAVKMLHGRVGLILEYVRGVASGGGNKEVLREAFALCHRLPVLRSPGFQTNFYNQCNDVGLMTYLGTLTKGCNTLNQFVNKFNLLYDRQGMGRRMGRGLFF